A section of the Chitinophagaceae bacterium genome encodes:
- a CDS encoding DUF559 domain-containing protein: MSEILLWNELKAGKMYGYTFNRQKPILNFIADFYCKPLNLVIEIDGASHFSEEAIAKDKERDRQMNVIGLRVLRILDSDVRKDMQNVLRVIEIAVLTPPNPLKEGEQTPPFKKGEQTPPFKEGEQTPPFKEGEQTPPFKKGEQTPPFKEGEQTPPFKK, translated from the coding sequence TTGTCGGAAATATTACTTTGGAATGAATTAAAAGCAGGTAAAATGTACGGTTATACTTTTAATCGTCAAAAACCTATTCTTAATTTTATTGCCGATTTTTATTGCAAGCCGCTTAATTTAGTTATTGAAATAGACGGCGCAAGTCATTTTTCGGAAGAGGCAATTGCAAAAGACAAAGAACGTGATAGACAAATGAATGTCATAGGGCTAAGAGTTTTGCGGATTTTAGATAGTGATGTAAGAAAGGATATGCAAAATGTATTGAGGGTGATAGAAATTGCTGTTCTGACTCCCCCTAACCCCCTCAAAGAGGGGGAACAAACTCCTCCTTTTAAAAAAGGGGAACAAACTCCTCCTTTTAAAGAGGGGGAACAAACTCCTCCTTTTAAAGAGGGGGAACAAACTCCCCCTTTTAAAAAAGGGGAACAAACTCCTCCTTTTAAAGAGGGGGAACAAACTCCCCCTTTTAAAAAAG